One stretch of Emys orbicularis isolate rEmyOrb1 chromosome 7, rEmyOrb1.hap1, whole genome shotgun sequence DNA includes these proteins:
- the LOC135881156 gene encoding solute carrier family 22 member 6-B-like produces MAPGVQLEKEQRMGFFQTILVVLVFLPLLMVASHNFLQNFTAAVPRHWCYIPVGDNDTTEVTGDLLKIYIPMDGNQEPDRCLRFSTPQWQLLAPNGTSTNATEPCLDGWAYDRSVFNSTIITEWHLVCGQRALKDFAQSIYMAGVLVGALVYGGLADRLGRRALLLWSLLQMGVMGTGAAFAPNLAAYCAFRFFSGMGTAGSILNGSSLTLEWIPSRFRAMVYTILACSLTLGQLLLAGLAYAIRDWRQLQLASSVPFFLFFLYSWWIPESVHWLIVNHRPETALRNLRRVARINGEKLEGEGISLETLRLEMQQEEESSGPSRRSALELFRTAPMRGVTGCLMLAWFSNSFSYYHLALDLQRFRGISIFLVQLIFGAVDIPFRMLVAVVVNRLGRRLTQSACLVLGGLFILASIPVPHDMEVLLITLTVLGKGLFSSSSSCSYLYTIELYPTVIRQTGLGVTNMMARLGAVAAPMMQMTQAFVSFLPLLLFGAVPITAGILVNCLPETLGVPLANTMKQVEDRARKKRSKKEELRKEARGTKETKF; encoded by the exons ATGGCCCCTGGCGTCCAACTGGAGAAGGAGCAACGTATGGGCTTCTTCCAAACCATCCTTGTTGTCCTGGtcttcctccctctcctcatGGTGGCCTCCCATAACTTCCTGCAGAACTTCACAGCTGCTGTCCCCAGGCATTGGTGCTACATTCCGGTGGGAGACAATGACACCACAGAGGTGACTGGAGACCTGCTGAAAATCTACATTCCTATGGATGGCAACCAGGAGCCAGACAGGTGCCTGCGGTTCAGcaccccacagtggcagcttCTGGCCCCCAATGGCACCAGCACCAATGCCACTGAGCCCTGCCTGGATGGGTGGGCGTACGACAGGAGTGTCTTCAACTCCACCATCATCACGGAG tgGCACCTGGTCTGTGGCCAACGCGCTCTCAAGGATTTTGCCCAGTCCATCTACATGGCGGGGGTGCTGGTGGGAGCACTGGTCTACGGGGGCCTGGCGGATAG ACTAGGACGCCGGGCActgctgctttggtccctgctGCAGATGGGTGTGATGGGCACCGGTGCTGCCTTCGCCCCCAACCTGGCAGCCTACTGTGCCTTCCGCTTCTTCAGTGGCATGGGTACCGCGGGCTCCATCCTCAACGGCAGCAGCCTGA ccctggagtggaTCCCATCCCGGTTCCGGGCCATGGTGTACACCATCCTCGCCTGCAGCCTGACGCTGGGCCAGCTGCTCCTGGCTGGACTGGCATACGCCATCCGTGACTGGCGCCAGCTGCAGCTGGCATCCTCGGTGcccttcttcctcttcttcctctacaGCTG gtggatTCCAGAGTCCGTGCACTGGCTCATCGTCAACCACAGGCCTGAGACGGCACTGAGGAACCTGCGACGGGTGGCCCGGATCAACGGCGagaagctggagggggagggcatCTCCCTGGAG ACACTGCGGCTGGAGATGCAGCAGGAGGAAGAGAGCTCAGGGCCCTCCCGGCGCTCTGCCCTGGAGCTGTTCCGGACAGCGCCCATGCGTGGAGTCACCGGATGCCTCATGCTGGCCTG GTTCTCCAACAGCTTCTCTTACTACCACCTGGCCCTGGACCTACAGCGCTTCAGGGGCATCAGCATCTTCCTGGTGCAGCTGATCTTTGGCGCTGTGGACATTCCCTTCCGCATGCTGGTGGCCGTGGTCGTCAACCGCCTGGGGCGCCGGCTCACGCAGTCTGCCTGCCTGGTCCTGGGGGGACTCTTCATCCTGGCCAGCATCCCCGTGCCGCATG aCATGGAGGTGCTGCTGATTACCCTGACTGTCCTGGGAAAAgggctcttctcctcctcctccagctgctcctaCCTGTACACCATTGAGCTCTACCCCACTGTCATCAG gcaGACAGGGCTGGGGGTCACCAACATGATGGCCCGGCTGGGAGCGGTGGCAGCCCCCATGATGCAGATGACCCAGGCCTTTgtctccttcctgcccctgctcctgttcGGGGCAGTGCCCATCACAGCTGGCATCCTGGTCAATTGCTTACCAGAGACCTTGGGGGTCCCACTAGCCAACACGATGAAGCAGGTGGAGGACAG agcaagaaagaaaaggagCAAGAAAGAGGAACTGAGGAAAGAAGCCAGGGGAACCAAGGAAACCAAATTCTAA
- the LOC135880998 gene encoding solute carrier family 22 member 6-like produces the protein MAFGDLLEKVGSAGPFQLLCVLLLTAPALLIASHNLVQNFSAASPEHQCRPPPPGTNASWVDNTTATRGGLSLVPSPERCCRLVGTHGQHPRSNSSLGRAGETEPCRDGWYYDRSTFSSTIVTEWDLVCDLGPLPALAQTLFMAGVLLGALLFGVFSDRFGRRVILLCSLLLMAVMGTGAALSSDFLTYCAFRLLSGVGLSGFLLNYICLSLEWVPTKSRVLVVTWLSYCSTAGQVVLAGLAYGIRDWRWLQLAISTPFFIFFLCAWWIPESARWLIVNHRPVMALSNLQRVARINRKQLGGDSISLEMLEKVGGSPTGKSTCSCLGLFRTPAMRRISCCLMSVSFSTNLAYFGLSMDLSAFGLDIFLVQTFFGAIDILAKMACALALSYFGRRAIQASSLILAGIFLLGNIPVPREMLMVRLALVVLGKGCLAASSVCSFLYGGELFPTAVRQTGTGFTTVMARLGGMVAPVVLMAGQQFPFLPLVIFGVAPIVSGIAACFLPEMHNVPLLDTIEEVEDRARRKGEEAIAGETMAHIVHSTRI, from the exons ATGGCCTTTGGAGACCTCCTGGAGAAGGTAGGCAGtgcaggtcccttccagctcctcTGTGTTCTGCTGCTCACCGCGCCTGCCCTTCTCATTGCCAGCCACAATCTGGTGCAGAACTTCAGTgccgcctcccctgagcaccAGTGCCGCCCTCCGCCACCGGGCACCAATGCCAGCTGGGTGGACAACACCACTGCAACTCGTGGGGGGCTCTCCCTGGTCCCGAGTCCAGAACGGTGCTGTCGCTTGGTGGGCACCCATGGGCAGCATCCAAGATCCAACAGTTCGCTGGGCAGGGCAGGCGAGACAGAGCCCTGCCGGGACGGATGGTACTACGACCGCAGCACCTTCTCCTCCACCATCGTCACTGAG TGGGATCTGGTGTGTGATCTGGGCCCCCTCCCGGCGCTGGCGCAGAcgctgttcatggcaggggtGCTGCTTGGAGCCCTCCTTTTTGGAGTCTTCTCGGACAG GTTTGGGCGACGGGTCATCCTGCTGTGTTCTCTGCTGTTGATGGCTGTCATGGGAACCGGGGCTGCCTTGTCCTCAGACTTCCTCACCTACTGCGCCTTCCGCCTGCTGAGTGGGGTTGGTCTGTCTGGCTTCCTCCTCAACTACATCTGCCTCA gtCTGGAATGGGTCCCCACCAAGTCCCGTGTTCTGGTGGTGACATGGCTGAGTTACTGCAGCACGGCAGGCCAGGTGGTGCTGGCTGGCCTGGCCTACGGCATCCGGGACTGGCGCTGGCTGCAGCTGGCCATTTCCACCCCCTTCTTCATCTTCTTCCTCTGCGCCTG gtggATCCCAGAGTCCGCACGCTGGCTCATCGTCAACCACAGGCCTGTGATGGCGCTGAGCAACCTGCAACGGGTGGCCCGGATCAACCGGAAGCAGCTGGGTGGGGACAGCATCTCCCTGGAG ATGTTGGAGAaggtggggggcagccccactGGGAAAagcacctgctcctgcctgggccTCTTCCGCACGCCGGCCATGAGACGCATCTCCTGCTGCCTCATGAGTGTCAG CTTCTCCACCAACCTGGCCTACTTCGGGCTCTCCATGGACCTGTCAGCCTTTGGCCTGGACATCTTCCTGGTGCAGACGTTCTTCGGGGCCATTGACATCCTGGCCAAGATGGCCTGTGCCCTGGCCCTGAGCTACTTTGGACGCCGAGCCATCCAGGCCAGCTCCCTCATCCTGGCCGGCATCTTTCTCCTGGGGAACATCCCTGTGCCCAGAG AGATGCTGATGGTGCGACTGGCTCTGGTAGTGCTGGGGAAAGGATGCCTGGCTGCCTCCTCTGTCTGCTCCTTCCTGTATGGGGGAGAGCTCTTCCCAACTGCTGTCAG GCAGACAGGCACTGGCTTCACCACCGTGATGGCTCGTCTGGGCGGCATGGTGGCCCCGGTGGTGCTGATGGCCGGGCAGCAATTTCCCTTCCTGCCGCTGGTGATATTCGGGGTGGCTCCCATCGTGTCCGGCATCGCCGCCTGCTTCCTGCCAGAGATGCACAACGTCCCCCTGCTGGACACCATAGAAGAGGTGGAGGACAG AGCCAGGAGGAAAGGCGAGGAGGCGATCGCCGGGGAGACCATGGCTCACATTGTCCACTCAACCAGGATCTGA